Genomic DNA from Ruminococcus sp. OA3:
GTAGAAGGTGCCCAGGGGGTCAACAGGATGGTGGACAAGATCTCCGTTGAATCATCACAGCAGGCGACAGCCGTGACACAGATTCGAAAAAGTGTAGAATTGATTTCGGACATTGTACAGAGAAATTCTGCTACGACGGAAGAAAGTGCAGCAGCAAGTGAAGAACTGTCAGCTCAGGCCCAGATATTAAAAGAACTGGTAGAACAGTTTGAGCTTGCATAAAACAAGGGAGACCAGAATGGATAAAATCCAGGAACTGAATGAGGATGAACAGGATATATTGAGAGAACTTGGAAATATTGGCACAGGCAACGCGGTGACGGCACTTTCCACAATGCTGGCGCGTCCACTGGAAGTTCACTCTACAAGGCTGAAGCTTGTAAGCTATCAGGAGATGTATACAGAACTGGGAAGCTCAGAGGAAGAGAAGATAGGAATTATGCTGGAGGCGTACGGTGAAATAACGGGAATATTTTTATTTCTGCCTGATATGGGTTTTGCGGTGCGTGCGCTTGACTGGCTGCTTGAAAAAAAGGAAAGAGATCTGTCCAGAATGGATGAAATGGAACAGTCAGTGTTCTGTGAACTGGGAAACGTGATGTGCGGGGCTTATGTCAATGCACTGGCGCAGCTGCTGAGCAGAAGAATCGAGCTCACGGTGCCTCATATCTGTTTAGACATGGGAGGTGCGATTTTCAGTACAGTTGTTTCACATCTGATGAAAGCAAGTGATACACTTCTTATAATTGACAATGAAATCCGTCTGGATAAGGAGCTGCTGTGCGGACAGATTTTATTCTTCCCGGAGATGAAATCAATGCAAAAAGTCTCCGAATGGCTGGAGGAAATGTAGCGATATGAAAAAAGTGATTGTGGGGATTGCGGAGGGCAAAGTTGTGTATGCTGGTCAGACGCTTATATCGTACGCACTCGGGTCCTGTGTGGGAATCTGCCTGTATGATATGGGCAAAAAGGTGGCAGGAATGGCTCATATTGTTCTCCCTGATGCCGGACATGGCACCGATCAAACGAATCCGTATAAATACGCCGGGTCAGGGGTGCAGACACTGATCCGGGAAATGGAAACGCTTGGTGCAAAGAGAGTACGGATGACAGCCAAAATTGCAGGCGGTGCCAATATGTTCCAAAATGCAGGCGGAAAATGGGAGATTGGAAAACAAAACGTCGATGCAGTGAAGAAAGCTTTGAGTGAGGCTAAGATTCCTGTTATAGCAGAGGATACTGGCAGAAATTACGGAAGGACACTCCTTTTCTCGGGAGAGGACGGCAGTCTGGAAATCAGTACGGTAAGGCGTGAAACGAGAGTTATCTGACGAATAGATAGATGGAGGTAAGTTATGAATGCAAGTGACAGACGGATAGTATTGGCGGTCGATGACAGTCTGCTGATCTGCCGGCAGATAAAAACAGCTCTTGACGGGGCAGAAGGAATTTTTTTCTGTGAGGCGCACGATGGAGAAGAAGCAGTTGAACTGGTTAAGCAGTATCAGCCGGACCTGATACTGCTGGATGTAGTTCTTCCCGATACAGATGGGTATGATCTGTTTGAAGAGCTGAAAAAAGTTGATCAGAATAACGCATCTATTATTTTTCTGACATCCAGAGATAATGATGAGGACGTGGTCCGGGGACTGACGATGGGCGCCTGCGATTATATCAAGAAACCATTTGCGCATGGAGAGTTAAAATCACGGGTACAGATACATCTCCAGATGAAGAAACAGAAGGATGAACTGAATAAAGTCAACGAAGAACTGCGCAGCAACATGCAGAAGCTGAACAACATGGCTTTCAGGGACGGCCTGACAGGTCTGTATAACCGCCGGTATGTCGTAGGAGATCTGGCAGAAGATATTCAGATTCATAATGAGAAGAAAAATGTCCTGATCCTTGCAGACATTGATGATTTTAAGAAAGTAAATGATACATATGGACATGATGCGGGGGATGTGGCTCTGGTATGTATAGCCGGTATCATGGGGGAAGTATGCGCGGATTACAAAGTGGTCCGCTGGGGCGGTGAAGAGTTTCTGATCGCGCTCATGAATGTTACTGAGGAAGAGGCTTATGAGGTGAGTGAAACGATCCGCAGGAAAGTAGAGGAATATCCATTTTTTCATGATTCTGTGGAATTTTTCTGTACAATTACGCTGGGTCTGCACTGCTACAGTGAAGAGGAAGGAATTGAGCTGAATATTAAATATGCAGATAAAGCGCTTTATTACGGAAAACGTCATGGAAAAAATTGTAGTATCTGGTACGAAGATAACGAATAGACGGAGATAAATATGGGATATTTTGATTCAGATGAAAAAGAAATGCTGGAGGTATATATGTTGGAAACCCGACAGCTGCTGGAGCAGCTGGACGGGCTTTTGCTGGAAGCAGAAAAGAACCATATATTTACGGAAAGTGAAATTCATGCGGTTTTCCGGATTATGCATACGATCAAAGGATCCTCGGCGATGATGAGGCTTAGTGATTTATCACGGACAGCACATAAACTGGAGGATCTTTTTGCATACTACAGAGAAACGTATGGTGTAATAAAAGACCCTGAGCCTGAGTTGTTTGATTTGTTATTTACGGCATCCGACTATATAGCCAAAGAACTGGAAGAGATGTCACTGGAATCTTATCAGCCTCATCCGGCGGGTGATATTGAGGATCGGGCAGAAGCGTATCTTCGGAGGGCAAAGCAGGAGGACCGGGAAAAACAAATGGAAGAAACACCGGAAACCAGCGGGGAAGCTGCAGAGGAACCGGAACGGATATCAGAGAAGTTTGATGGAAAAAGCGGTGTGATCGTCAGAATTAAGCTGGAGGAGGGATGCAGACTGGAACATATTCGTGCATTTATGCTTGTCCGGCAGATTGAAAGCCGCTGCAGCTGCGTAGAGTCGATTCCGGAGCATCTTGACAAGGCGCAGTCGGAAGCAGAATACATCAGTAAACACGGAGTGCTGCTCCGGTTCGAAAGCCAGGAAAAGAAAACAGTACTTGATATACTCCGCAGAGGCTTGTTTGTGGCGTCCTGTGATGTTGTAGAAGACCGGACGCTGAGACCGGTTGCCTCAGTGGAACAGAAGATAACAGATGAAAATGAAACGGAGGAGAAGAAAGAGGCGGAATTTCTGAATGTCAGGACAGATCGTCTGGATGTTCTTCAGAATCTGGCCGGAGAGATGATGATACAGATGCTGACACTGGACAGTGCGTTACATAAGGCAGGCCAGGAGGAGATCAGAGAGGGTATCGCATATCAGCTTAACCGTTTGGTCGGTGATGTGGAAAAAACCGTGATGAAGATGCGGATGGTCCCCGTCAACAGTCTCGTTCCGAAACTGCGCAGGATTTTTCGCGACATCTGCCGTGTACAGAAGAAGGATGTAGAGTTTATTGCTAACTGCGGGGATATTGAAGCGGATAAAAGTGTCGTGGAATATGTCTTTGACGCATTGATGCACATTATACGGAATGCAGTAGACCATGGAATTGAGACACCGGAAGAGCGTGCGGCTTCCGGCAAGGACAAGGTTGGAAAGATTATTTTTACTGCGGAGAGTACTGTCGGAGAGCTGATCCTCTCGATTCAGGATGATGGACGGGGCATAAATGCAGAAAAAATCAAAGCATCTGCGATGAAAAAGGGAATTCTGGAAAAACCGGAAAATGAGTATGATACACAGGAACTGTGGGAATTGCTTCTTTCTCCCGGTTTTACGACGAAGGAGAACGTCACAGATTATTCAGGACGTGGAGTGGGGCTTGATGTAGTCAACAATATTATGGCAGAGGCGGGAGGCCATCTGTATATTGACAGTGAGACAGGGAAAGGAAGTAAGTTTACTGTTATGCTTCCGCTGACGCTCTCCACGATTGAATGTGTCCGCTTCCAGGTGGGAGAATACACATTTTCACTGCCGGCCCGGTATGTGTCAGGTTTTATGGAGTACAGGGAAAGAACGGGCCGGATACAGGAGATAAGTGGCGGGACTTCTTACATTATGGTTTCGGATAACATGATACCGCTGATAGACCTCTACCATTTTTATAATCTGAAAGGGGCAACAGAAGATACCGCAATCATCATATGCTTGAGAAAAAATGAGAAAGAGTTCTGTATTGTGGCGGATTCCATGTATGAACAGAAGCGTATTGTAGTGAAACCGCTGCCTCCGTTATTTGGTACAGGATTCCGTCGGTTTACGGGAATCTGCGGACTCAGTATGATGGGGGATGGTACAATCTGTTCGGCGCTGGATGCAGAATTACTTCTGAGTTTGTATGAGAGTGAAGGAGGACACAGAAATGGACGTTAACAAAGAGATTCTCTGCATTCCAGGCAAGGCGAAGAATTATGCAGTGGAGTTTACATATATCAAAGAGATCTGTTCAGATGTAATGGTGTCTAGGGTTCCGTGCCTGCCGGAGTATTTTATGGGAGTCTTCCAGCATCAGGGAGCAATTATACCGGTTATCAGGCTGGAGGAAGAGCCAGAGACATCAGAAGAAGGGGGCAGGTCTGTGATTTTGATTTTGGAATATCAGGAATATCAGCTCGGAATCCTGCTTTCCGGAGAGCCGCGCATGGTACATGCTGATGACATGACCTGGATTGATATGCCGGATCGTGACGAAGCGGGAACTGATATATGGCCGGGAAAAGCATTTTATAAGTACCAGAACCTCCTGTTTTTTCTTGGAGATATTGAACAACTGATGGATCACCTGATAATATACCATAATATTTAAAGGCTGAGATCTTAACATGGCCGGAGGCGATAAGCCTTACGGCTGCTTTTACTGCAGAACTTTAGCTGTATCTGTTATCCGGAAGCCTTTTACAGTAATAAATGGCGTCTCAGTGCCGGATATGATAAAATATATATTGTATAAAGCTATAGGTATTTCACCAATACAGGACCGCACAAGGGGGAAAGAGGATGGACGCAAAGTTAAAACCGTTATTTACACCGTGGAAAATCGGGAATTGTGACATTAAGAACCGGATTGTTTTAACCTCAATGGGGGGAACGAATCTTCTGGGGTGGATGGAAAAGAATCATTTTGATGAAGATGGGGCAAAGTTTATCATGGAAGTGGCAAAGAACCATGCGGGTCTGGTGCTTCCCGGGTGCCAGCCTGTCTATAACCCGATGTTCGGGCAGTGGCTGTACAAGAATAAAAAGATGTATGAAGAGTTAAAGGCCTGGATGCCGGAGTTTCACAGGACGGGGGCGAAATTATTTGTTCAGCTGACCGCGGGGTTTGGACGGTCTTTTACGATCAGTGAGCTGATGGAGACACTGTACACAAATAAATTTTTAAGAGTGATTTCAAAACCTTTTATGAATCTTGATAAGATCACAGCCTCGGCGAGTCCTTCACCCAACCGCTGGTCCGATAAGGTTCCGTCCAGAGAGATGACGGTGGAAGAGATTCATGAGTTTGTGGAGGCCTTTGCCAAATGTGCGAAACTGCTTCAGGACGCAGGGGTGGACGGCGTTGAGATCCATGCGGTTCATGAGGGCTATCTGCTTGATCAGTTTACCTTGAAATATGTCAACCGCCGTACCGATCAGTATGGAGGTTCTTTTGAAAACCGTTATCGTTTTGCTGTGGAGATCGTGCAGGCAATCAAGAAGGTGTGCGGGAAAGATTTCCCCGTATCCCTGAGATACAGTGTCCGTTCCATGACAAAGGGATACCGGGAAGGTGCACTGCCAGGAGAAGATTTTACAGAAGCGGGGAGAGATATGGAAGAGTCCGAAAAGGCTGTGAAATACCTCCAGGATGCGGGCTATGATATGCTGAACTGTGATAATGGGACATATGATGCGTGGTATTGGGCGCACCCGCCGATCTATATGCCTGAGAACTGCAACCTGGAAGATGTGGAGCACATCCGGCAGTTCGCAGATATTCCCGTTGTCTGTGCCGGGCGAATGGATCCGCGTGCGGCAGCGGATTCCATTGCAGCCGGTAAAATAGATGGTGCAGGTTTTGCCCGGCCGTTTCTCGCTGATCAGGAATGGGTGACCAAGATGATGGAGGGCAGAGAGGAGGATATACGTCCCTGCATCCTATGCCACAACGGTTGCTTTAATATGTGCCACTATAAAGGCGTCCCGAATGATCAGGACCTGACGGACAGCCTGCATCTGGCACGGTGTGCGGTCAATGCACAGACCATGCAGTGGAAACAGCATTACATTAAAAAAACATCGTCGCCACAGAGAGTACATATCGTCGGGGGAGGCATAGGCGGAATGGAAGCAGCCAGAGTACTGAAACTGCGAGGGCATAAGCCGGTCATCTATGAAAAAAGTGATTGCCTCGGCGGCACCTTTATTCCGGCAAGCGCGGAATCATATAAAGAGAAACTGCGGAATCTGCTTACCTGGTACAGACGACAGATAGGTGTACTTGATATAGAAGTTCATCTGAACGAGGAGGTCAGGGACACGGCGAAGTTTGGTCATGAGGCGGTCATCATTGCTACCGGAGCAGTTCCCAGGATTTTGCAGGATGTGCCGGGTTATGAAAGAATGATCGAGGCATGTGAGTATCTAAACGGTGCCAAAGTCGGAGATGTGGTGGCTGTGATCGGCGGGGGGCTGACGGGAAGCGAGATCGCGTATGAGCTGGCATTAAACGGAAAAAAGCCGGTCATCGTTGAGATGAAAGATGATCTGGTTTCCCAGAAGGGCGTCTGTCTTGCCAATAGTTCCTATCTGCGCGAATGGTTTGCACTTCACAGGGTCCCTGTATACCTGGAGACAACGCTTAAGGAGGTAAGGGAAGGCTCGATTATCTGCACAAAGGGCGGCAGGGACGTGGAGATTCCCTGTGATTCGGTGATCAGTTCCGCCGGATATATCGCCAGTCCTCTGCGGGAAAAAGGAAAAGGAACGTACCTTGTGGGAGACTGTCTGAAAGTTGGAAATCTCAGATCCGTTGTCTGGAGTGCGTTTGAGGCGGCAATGAAAATCTGATAGGAGGCGGGATAAAATGACAGATTATAAGATGAAGCTGTCGGATGAGCAGAAAGCCATCTTAAACGGCAGCAAAGGTGACGTGATGGCGAAAGTGATGGAAACCATGATCCGCTATGGTGAACTGTTCGGGGCGGACGGCATGGTTCCAATCACGGGTAAATATAATCATCTGGTCACTTCTTTCGGTCTGAAGGCTCTGGGACCTGTCTATGACCTGATGGAGAAACTGATCGGTGCAGGATGCACATCACTACAGAAATTTACAGCAGACCCCCGCCCGCTGGACAAAAAGGTACCGGGTTCTTTTATACAGAATCTTGTATTTCAGCATTTCATGTACAGCAGGCAGGACTATTACGAAAATCAGCTGGATAAACTTGGGTTACTTGAAAAGGATGCATTTACATGTACCTGTTATATGGACGAAGTTGGAAATACACCTGCCCGGGGAGATGTTCTATCCTGGTCAGAATCCTCTGCGGTTGTATATGCCAACTCCGTGCTGGGTGCCAGATGCAACAGGAATTCGGGAATTGTCGATCTGATGGGGTCCGTCGTGGGCTATGTGCCGCATTTCGGACTGCTGACCGATGAAGGGCGCAGAGCAGACTGGATTGTTGAGATCAGGACCACGAAGAAGCCGGAAGCGCAGCTTTTGGGATCTGCCGTCGGTATGAAAGTGATGGAAGATGTACCGTATATTGTCGGACTGGACCGGTGGCTCGGTACACTGAATGATGACACCAGGACGTATCTGAAAGACTTTGGAGCGGCAACAGCGTCAAACGGTGCGGTCGGACTGTACCATGTAGAGGGAATCACACCGGAGGCGGTACAGCAGGGAAAAGCCCTGCTGAAAGAAAACCCGGAAGTATATGTCATTGACGATGCAGAGCTCCAGCGTGTCTATGACAGCTATCCGGTCATCTGGAAAGACAAAAATGCCAGGCCTAAGTTGTGTTTTATGGGGTGTCCGCACATGAGCCTGACTCAGCTGATCGGCTGGACAAAAAAAGTGGAGCAGGGATTAGAAGACGCGGGACATGAAAAAGTTGTGATTCCCACCGTATTTACGGCTGCGCCGGCGGTGCTCAGAAAATTTGGGGAAACACCCTATGCCGCCAGGCTTGAAAAGACAGGGGTGATCGTTTCCTATATCTGTCCTCTGATGTATATGAATAATCCTTTGAGCACCAGCATGCCCGTCATCACTTCCAGCAATAAGCTTCGTACCTACACGAGTGCGAGATATTATACGGATGATGAGATTTTGGAGCAGATTACAAAAGGAGGGAACGTGTGATGAAGAGTTTTCAGGGAAGAATAGTCACTCCGGGAAATATTACTGCACCTGCTCTTGTCTCTCATGAGGGAGTAAATACGCTGGCTTCGTTCCAGAAAGCACTGCAGTTTGGGGATAAGAAGGCAACCTGCGGGGATCAGAATAACGCAGACTTATATGGAAAACAGATGGCGGGGAAAGCACTCTGTCTCCCGAGAACGATCGGTTCTACGACCGGCGGGCTTGTGCTGTACTGCGCCTGTTCCATGAAACGGCAGCCAGCGTGTATGCTGTTTTCGGAGCCGATCGATTCCCTCGCCGCAGCGGGGGCAATTCTGGCTGATGTGTGGCTCGATAATGTCACGATGCCGGTGGTAGATTCTCTGGGGGAAGAATTTCTGGCGTATATAAAAGATGATATGAACATTACGATCAAAGCGAACGGAGTTGTAGAAGTTGAATAACCAAAGAAAAAACAAGAAAAAGAAAAGTCACCCATTCTTAAGGTATTTGCTGTTTTTCGCGTGCATTGTTTTTGTTCTGACAGCATTCTGGATGGCGGGGGACCTGAGTAAACGTACACATCATGTGAGGGCAGAGTCAGGGGAGAGTGGCAGCAGGCAGGACGCTTCTGATTCGCAGGGCAATGACAATACAGCAAAAGCTGATGATGCAAAAGGACAGGATGGTGGATCCGAACCGAAAGCAGAGAAAGCAACGGAAACGGGCGAAACGGTGGAACTGACAGATGAGATTACAAGCAGTTCTGCAGTTTTAGTTGATCTGAGTACGGAAAAGATTGTCGCCCAAAGAGATGCAAATGCCAGAATCAGCCCCGCATCGATGACGAAAATACTCACAATTCTGGTGGCGGCGGAACATGTTGAAAACCTGGATGACACGTTTACGATCACTCAGGAGATCGTAGATTACAGCTATCTCAATGAGTGCAGCAGTGCAGGATTTGTGGCGAACGATGTAGTGACTGTGCGGGATTTATTTTACGGGACCATCCTGCCGTCCGGGGGAGATGCAGCGACAGCCCTCGCAATATATGTGGCAGGTTCCCTGGAAGACTTTGTTGGTTTGATGAATGAGAAACTGAAAGAGCTGGGGCTGTCTAAGACCGCTCATTTTACCAACAGCGCCGGGCTGTACGATGAGGACCATTATTGCACAGTCTATGATATGGCTTTGATCCTGCAGGCAGCTGTTGCAAATGATCTGTGCAGGGATGTATTGTCTGCCCGTACCTATCAGATTCCGGCTTCTGAGCTGCATCCGGAAGGAATTTTGATCTCCAACTGGTTTTT
This window encodes:
- a CDS encoding ATP-binding protein is translated as MGYFDSDEKEMLEVYMLETRQLLEQLDGLLLEAEKNHIFTESEIHAVFRIMHTIKGSSAMMRLSDLSRTAHKLEDLFAYYRETYGVIKDPEPELFDLLFTASDYIAKELEEMSLESYQPHPAGDIEDRAEAYLRRAKQEDREKQMEETPETSGEAAEEPERISEKFDGKSGVIVRIKLEEGCRLEHIRAFMLVRQIESRCSCVESIPEHLDKAQSEAEYISKHGVLLRFESQEKKTVLDILRRGLFVASCDVVEDRTLRPVASVEQKITDENETEEKKEAEFLNVRTDRLDVLQNLAGEMMIQMLTLDSALHKAGQEEIREGIAYQLNRLVGDVEKTVMKMRMVPVNSLVPKLRRIFRDICRVQKKDVEFIANCGDIEADKSVVEYVFDALMHIIRNAVDHGIETPEERAASGKDKVGKIIFTAESTVGELILSIQDDGRGINAEKIKASAMKKGILEKPENEYDTQELWELLLSPGFTTKENVTDYSGRGVGLDVVNNIMAEAGGHLYIDSETGKGSKFTVMLPLTLSTIECVRFQVGEYTFSLPARYVSGFMEYRERTGRIQEISGGTSYIMVSDNMIPLIDLYHFYNLKGATEDTAIIICLRKNEKEFCIVADSMYEQKRIVVKPLPPLFGTGFRRFTGICGLSMMGDGTICSALDAELLLSLYESEGGHRNGR
- a CDS encoding FAD-dependent oxidoreductase → MDAKLKPLFTPWKIGNCDIKNRIVLTSMGGTNLLGWMEKNHFDEDGAKFIMEVAKNHAGLVLPGCQPVYNPMFGQWLYKNKKMYEELKAWMPEFHRTGAKLFVQLTAGFGRSFTISELMETLYTNKFLRVISKPFMNLDKITASASPSPNRWSDKVPSREMTVEEIHEFVEAFAKCAKLLQDAGVDGVEIHAVHEGYLLDQFTLKYVNRRTDQYGGSFENRYRFAVEIVQAIKKVCGKDFPVSLRYSVRSMTKGYREGALPGEDFTEAGRDMEESEKAVKYLQDAGYDMLNCDNGTYDAWYWAHPPIYMPENCNLEDVEHIRQFADIPVVCAGRMDPRAAADSIAAGKIDGAGFARPFLADQEWVTKMMEGREEDIRPCILCHNGCFNMCHYKGVPNDQDLTDSLHLARCAVNAQTMQWKQHYIKKTSSPQRVHIVGGGIGGMEAARVLKLRGHKPVIYEKSDCLGGTFIPASAESYKEKLRNLLTWYRRQIGVLDIEVHLNEEVRDTAKFGHEAVIIATGAVPRILQDVPGYERMIEACEYLNGAKVGDVVAVIGGGLTGSEIAYELALNGKKPVIVEMKDDLVSQKGVCLANSSYLREWFALHRVPVYLETTLKEVREGSIICTKGGRDVEIPCDSVISSAGYIASPLREKGKGTYLVGDCLKVGNLRSVVWSAFEAAMKI
- a CDS encoding aconitase X translates to MTDYKMKLSDEQKAILNGSKGDVMAKVMETMIRYGELFGADGMVPITGKYNHLVTSFGLKALGPVYDLMEKLIGAGCTSLQKFTADPRPLDKKVPGSFIQNLVFQHFMYSRQDYYENQLDKLGLLEKDAFTCTCYMDEVGNTPARGDVLSWSESSAVVYANSVLGARCNRNSGIVDLMGSVVGYVPHFGLLTDEGRRADWIVEIRTTKKPEAQLLGSAVGMKVMEDVPYIVGLDRWLGTLNDDTRTYLKDFGAATASNGAVGLYHVEGITPEAVQQGKALLKENPEVYVIDDAELQRVYDSYPVIWKDKNARPKLCFMGCPHMSLTQLIGWTKKVEQGLEDAGHEKVVIPTVFTAAPAVLRKFGETPYAARLEKTGVIVSYICPLMYMNNPLSTSMPVITSSNKLRTYTSARYYTDDEILEQITKGGNV
- a CDS encoding chemotaxis protein CheC, producing the protein MDKIQELNEDEQDILRELGNIGTGNAVTALSTMLARPLEVHSTRLKLVSYQEMYTELGSSEEEKIGIMLEAYGEITGIFLFLPDMGFAVRALDWLLEKKERDLSRMDEMEQSVFCELGNVMCGAYVNALAQLLSRRIELTVPHICLDMGGAIFSTVVSHLMKASDTLLIIDNEIRLDKELLCGQILFFPEMKSMQKVSEWLEEM
- a CDS encoding DUF126 domain-containing protein — encoded protein: MKSFQGRIVTPGNITAPALVSHEGVNTLASFQKALQFGDKKATCGDQNNADLYGKQMAGKALCLPRTIGSTTGGLVLYCACSMKRQPACMLFSEPIDSLAAAGAILADVWLDNVTMPVVDSLGEEFLAYIKDDMNITIKANGVVEVE
- a CDS encoding serine hydrolase, which produces MNNQRKNKKKKSHPFLRYLLFFACIVFVLTAFWMAGDLSKRTHHVRAESGESGSRQDASDSQGNDNTAKADDAKGQDGGSEPKAEKATETGETVELTDEITSSSAVLVDLSTEKIVAQRDANARISPASMTKILTILVAAEHVENLDDTFTITQEIVDYSYLNECSSAGFVANDVVTVRDLFYGTILPSGGDAATALAIYVAGSLEDFVGLMNEKLKELGLSKTAHFTNSAGLYDEDHYCTVYDMALILQAAVANDLCRDVLSARTYQIPASELHPEGILISNWFLRRIEDKDTGARVMCAKTGYVEQAGNCSASYGVGSDGKEYICVTANAAGVWACIDDHVALYRKFSA
- a CDS encoding chemotaxis protein CheW is translated as MDVNKEILCIPGKAKNYAVEFTYIKEICSDVMVSRVPCLPEYFMGVFQHQGAIIPVIRLEEEPETSEEGGRSVILILEYQEYQLGILLSGEPRMVHADDMTWIDMPDRDEAGTDIWPGKAFYKYQNLLFFLGDIEQLMDHLIIYHNI
- a CDS encoding chemotaxis protein CheD yields the protein MKKVIVGIAEGKVVYAGQTLISYALGSCVGICLYDMGKKVAGMAHIVLPDAGHGTDQTNPYKYAGSGVQTLIREMETLGAKRVRMTAKIAGGANMFQNAGGKWEIGKQNVDAVKKALSEAKIPVIAEDTGRNYGRTLLFSGEDGSLEISTVRRETRVI
- a CDS encoding diguanylate cyclase, whose protein sequence is MNASDRRIVLAVDDSLLICRQIKTALDGAEGIFFCEAHDGEEAVELVKQYQPDLILLDVVLPDTDGYDLFEELKKVDQNNASIIFLTSRDNDEDVVRGLTMGACDYIKKPFAHGELKSRVQIHLQMKKQKDELNKVNEELRSNMQKLNNMAFRDGLTGLYNRRYVVGDLAEDIQIHNEKKNVLILADIDDFKKVNDTYGHDAGDVALVCIAGIMGEVCADYKVVRWGGEEFLIALMNVTEEEAYEVSETIRRKVEEYPFFHDSVEFFCTITLGLHCYSEEEGIELNIKYADKALYYGKRHGKNCSIWYEDNE